One window from the genome of Hyalangium gracile encodes:
- a CDS encoding alpha-amylase family glycosyl hydrolase, whose protein sequence is MQASQPRRLATERVRHAALTLLVALHLASCAHTSAPSESAPAPAGPPAAEAAKPAPQAPPRHWADEILYFVVVDRFADGDTANNAAVDVAAQGAFHGGDLKGLRQQLDELSSLGITALWITPVVKNIDGFVTGAGFPDWGYHGYWADDFHKLDPRFGSEEDLRALVDEAHKRGIRVLLDVVYNHPGYNSRYLTHPETKSWVRVEDRGTCGEDDLTQCVSGLPDFKTEQPEVAKYLLDAQLDWAKRSGVDGFRLDTVKHVDHPFWKEHRRRTREEVRKDFFLLGEVWGGDAESLDPWFSGDEMDAGFDFGFQGSAISFVQGRGRVIAFDKYLRSRHKVRQGYLLSHFLSSHDVPGALHQLEGDVKRFRLAAVLQLTISGLPTIYYGEEVARPGGDWPANRGDMPWGSRAVKPGAGKPRDEELRKLYQKLISIRRAHPALSRGTHQGISTDGDLYVYLRHDAESGDAVLVAINRGQQPAKVSLPWPAPWGATAAEDLLNGGRLEGSSLELTVEPLAARILGRPG, encoded by the coding sequence ATGCAGGCCTCCCAGCCCCGCCGACTGGCCACCGAGCGAGTGCGTCATGCAGCGTTGACGCTGCTGGTCGCACTGCACCTGGCAAGTTGCGCGCACACCTCCGCGCCCTCCGAGTCGGCTCCCGCCCCAGCGGGTCCTCCCGCCGCCGAGGCCGCGAAGCCCGCGCCCCAGGCGCCGCCGCGCCACTGGGCTGACGAGATCCTCTACTTCGTCGTCGTGGATCGCTTCGCGGATGGGGACACGGCGAACAACGCCGCGGTGGATGTGGCCGCCCAGGGCGCCTTCCACGGTGGAGACCTGAAGGGCCTGCGCCAGCAGCTGGACGAGCTCAGCTCGCTGGGCATCACCGCGCTGTGGATCACCCCGGTGGTGAAGAACATCGACGGCTTCGTCACCGGCGCGGGCTTCCCGGACTGGGGCTACCACGGCTACTGGGCGGATGACTTCCACAAGCTGGATCCGCGCTTCGGCTCCGAGGAGGACCTGCGCGCCCTGGTGGACGAGGCCCACAAGCGTGGCATCCGCGTGCTGCTGGACGTCGTCTACAACCACCCCGGCTACAACTCGCGCTACCTCACCCACCCCGAGACGAAGAGCTGGGTGCGCGTGGAGGATCGCGGCACCTGCGGCGAGGACGACCTCACGCAGTGCGTCTCCGGCCTGCCGGACTTCAAGACGGAGCAGCCCGAGGTGGCGAAGTACCTGCTGGACGCGCAGCTCGACTGGGCGAAGCGCTCCGGCGTGGACGGCTTCCGGCTGGACACCGTGAAGCACGTGGATCACCCCTTCTGGAAGGAGCACCGTCGCCGCACCCGCGAGGAGGTCCGCAAGGACTTCTTCCTGCTGGGCGAGGTGTGGGGCGGAGACGCCGAGTCGCTCGACCCGTGGTTCTCCGGGGACGAGATGGACGCCGGCTTCGACTTCGGCTTCCAGGGCAGCGCCATCTCCTTCGTGCAGGGGCGCGGCCGGGTGATCGCCTTCGACAAGTACCTGCGGTCTCGCCACAAGGTGCGCCAGGGCTACCTGCTGTCGCACTTCCTGTCCTCGCACGACGTGCCGGGGGCGCTCCACCAGCTCGAGGGCGACGTGAAGCGCTTCCGCCTGGCGGCGGTGCTCCAGCTCACCATCTCCGGCCTGCCCACCATCTATTACGGCGAGGAGGTCGCCCGCCCGGGCGGAGACTGGCCCGCCAACCGCGGCGACATGCCCTGGGGCTCGCGTGCCGTGAAGCCCGGTGCTGGCAAGCCCCGCGACGAGGAGCTGCGCAAGCTCTACCAGAAGCTCATCTCCATCCGCCGCGCGCACCCGGCGCTCTCGCGCGGCACGCACCAGGGGATTTCCACCGACGGCGATCTGTACGTGTACCTGCGCCATGACGCGGAGTCCGGCGACGCGGTGCTGGTGGCGATCAATCGTGGGCAGCAGCCCGCGAAGGTCTCTCTTCCGTGGCCTGCTCCCTGGGGAGCAACGGCGGCGGAGGATTTGTTGAACGGTGGCCGGCTGGAGGGCTCCTCGCTGGAGCTCACCGTCGAGCCGCTCGCAGCGCGCATTCTTGGAAGACCGGGCTGA
- a CDS encoding ABC transporter ATP-binding protein, whose product MAEVTFKDVAKRYGAVSIIEGLNLDIRDHEFLVLVGPSGCGKSTALRMIAGLEEISGGSVSIGGRVVNELPPKERDVAMVFQNYALYPHMSVRENLEFGLKIRKTPKPEMDKLVNEAADILGITHLLDRKPKQLSGGQRQRVALGRAIVRKPAVFLFDEPLSNLDAKLRVAMRAEIKKLQQRLQVTSVYVTHDQIEAMTMGHRIAVLKEGKLQQLGTPLEVYEKPANIFVAQFIGSPPMNFLEATLDSDGTTLVGHGFTLPVPQSMRAVTAGKGGRKVKVGIRPDHIVQPGQAVRGESAKLDAKVEIVEPLGNELIVHASLGEFGLVFRMPPQNTPDTGSTIPVAVELDSLHLFDAQTEQRLTA is encoded by the coding sequence ATGGCCGAAGTAACGTTCAAGGACGTGGCGAAGCGGTACGGCGCGGTCTCGATCATCGAGGGACTCAACCTCGACATCCGGGACCATGAGTTCCTCGTGCTGGTGGGGCCGTCCGGCTGCGGCAAGTCCACCGCGCTCCGGATGATCGCGGGCCTGGAGGAGATCAGCGGAGGCTCCGTCTCCATCGGCGGCCGGGTGGTCAACGAGCTGCCGCCCAAGGAGCGGGACGTGGCCATGGTCTTCCAGAACTACGCCCTCTATCCGCACATGTCCGTGCGGGAGAACCTCGAGTTCGGCCTGAAGATCCGCAAGACGCCCAAGCCGGAGATGGACAAGCTGGTGAACGAGGCGGCGGACATCCTGGGCATCACCCACCTGCTGGACCGCAAGCCCAAGCAGCTGTCGGGCGGCCAGCGCCAGCGCGTGGCCCTGGGCCGCGCCATCGTGCGCAAGCCGGCCGTCTTCCTCTTCGACGAGCCGCTGTCCAACCTGGACGCCAAGCTGCGCGTGGCCATGCGCGCGGAGATCAAGAAGCTCCAGCAGCGCCTCCAGGTGACGAGCGTCTACGTGACGCACGATCAGATCGAGGCGATGACGATGGGCCACCGCATCGCGGTGCTCAAGGAGGGCAAGCTGCAGCAGCTCGGCACGCCGCTGGAGGTGTACGAGAAGCCCGCCAACATCTTCGTGGCCCAGTTCATCGGCAGCCCGCCCATGAACTTCCTCGAGGCCACCCTGGACTCCGACGGCACCACCCTGGTGGGCCACGGCTTCACCCTGCCGGTGCCCCAGAGCATGCGCGCGGTGACTGCGGGCAAGGGCGGCCGCAAGGTGAAGGTGGGCATCCGCCCCGACCACATCGTGCAGCCGGGCCAGGCCGTCCGCGGCGAGTCCGCGAAGCTGGACGCCAAGGTGGAGATCGTCGAGCCCCTGGGCAACGAGCTCATCGTCCACGCCAGCCTGGGCGAGTTCGGCCTCGTCTTCCGCATGCCCCCGCAGAACACCCCCGATACCGGTTCGACGATTCCCGTCGCGGTGGAGCTGGACTCGCTCCACCTCTTCGACGCCCAAACCGAGCAGCGCCTCACCGCTTGA
- a CDS encoding extracellular solute-binding protein — MKNLRLLIAAVCLCALGLLPVTASAAETEIVLWHSYRAEEKTALEKVVAEYNKANAGKTKVTTLAVPYDAFADKITATVPRGKGPDLFIFAQDRLGGWIEAGNTIEPIDFYLDDALKKRFIPTTMQAMTYRGTAYGLPLNYKVIALIYNKKLVPTPPKTSGELVTMAKKLTDKKSGRFGLAYSYGDFYFHAALMNGFGGGVFDAKFNPTLNSPENLKSIDQLLKWIDKDGILPAEPSSALITSLFNDGKAAMVFSGPWFLGEIAKGIDYGIAPLPTLDEAGGKPMRPWMTVEGVFVTAPSKNKEAAFDVAKFLTSASSAKVLALEGRQSPATNEVYTDAQVSKDPQLKAFRDQVEVAVPMPNVPEMTMVWSPATSAMNGILKKTSKPKEALDKAQQQVAKDVAGLRKK; from the coding sequence ATGAAGAACCTGCGACTGCTGATCGCCGCCGTGTGCCTGTGCGCGCTCGGCCTGCTGCCTGTGACCGCCTCCGCCGCCGAGACGGAGATCGTCCTGTGGCACTCCTACCGCGCCGAGGAGAAGACCGCGCTGGAGAAGGTGGTGGCCGAGTACAACAAGGCCAACGCCGGCAAGACGAAGGTGACGACGCTGGCCGTCCCCTACGACGCCTTCGCCGACAAGATCACCGCCACCGTGCCGCGCGGCAAGGGGCCGGACCTCTTCATCTTCGCGCAGGACCGGCTCGGCGGCTGGATCGAGGCCGGCAACACCATCGAGCCCATCGACTTCTACCTGGATGACGCGCTCAAGAAGCGCTTCATCCCCACCACGATGCAGGCGATGACGTACCGGGGCACCGCCTACGGCCTGCCGCTGAACTACAAGGTCATCGCGCTCATCTACAACAAGAAGCTGGTGCCCACCCCGCCCAAGACCTCGGGCGAGCTGGTGACGATGGCCAAGAAGCTCACCGACAAGAAGTCCGGGCGCTTCGGCCTGGCGTACTCGTACGGGGACTTCTACTTCCACGCGGCGCTGATGAACGGCTTCGGCGGCGGGGTGTTCGACGCGAAGTTCAACCCCACCCTCAACTCGCCGGAGAACCTGAAGTCCATCGACCAGCTGCTCAAGTGGATCGACAAGGACGGCATCCTCCCGGCCGAGCCCTCCTCCGCGCTCATCACCTCGCTCTTCAATGACGGCAAGGCGGCCATGGTGTTCTCCGGCCCGTGGTTCCTGGGAGAGATCGCCAAGGGCATCGACTACGGCATCGCCCCGCTGCCCACGCTGGACGAGGCCGGCGGCAAGCCCATGCGCCCGTGGATGACGGTGGAGGGCGTGTTCGTGACGGCGCCCTCGAAGAACAAGGAGGCCGCCTTCGACGTGGCGAAGTTCCTCACCAGCGCGTCCTCCGCCAAGGTGCTCGCGCTCGAGGGCCGCCAGAGCCCGGCCACCAACGAGGTGTACACCGACGCCCAGGTCTCCAAGGATCCGCAGCTCAAGGCCTTCCGTGATCAGGTGGAGGTGGCGGTGCCCATGCCCAACGTGCCGGAGATGACCATGGTCTGGTCGCCGGCCACCAGCGCCATGAACGGCATCCTCAAGAAGACCTCCAAGCCCAAGGAGGCGCTCGACAAGGCCCAGCAGCAGGTGGCCAAGGACGTCGCGGGGCTGCGCAAGAAGTGA